One window from the genome of Treponema sp. OMZ 838 encodes:
- a CDS encoding class I SAM-dependent methyltransferase has protein sequence MNSSEYSQQAALFYNRLVKRYKHLKKYARRLNLFAYRLYDRDIPEIPVAVDLYIEDTTGVLFAVLTEYERQVYRHEDKNVASLSELAEALCTALQIPSEQVYEKCRKRQRGEAQYEKIADSGKRIIVREGKCRFFVNISDYLDTGLFLDHRPARLAVADSAAGKSVLNLFCYTASFSIHALVNGARRVCSVDLSKNYLQWAAENAQLNGVADSERCRFVQSDVRLFLEQAAKRKERWDIIICDPPTFSNSKRAPQFFDVNRHWQDLIRSCCQVLAAEGILYFSTNSRTLRFDTAELSDRPDRSMGEDKFIYNNTLFTVQDISAQSIPEDFRNKKIHRLWKISHSTPF, from the coding sequence ATGAACTCTTCCGAATATTCTCAACAGGCGGCTCTTTTTTATAACCGCCTCGTAAAACGGTATAAGCATTTAAAAAAATATGCACGGCGATTAAACCTCTTTGCCTATCGGCTGTATGATAGGGATATTCCCGAAATTCCCGTTGCCGTTGATCTCTATATTGAAGATACAACCGGAGTGCTGTTCGCCGTGCTTACCGAGTATGAACGGCAGGTCTATAGGCACGAAGATAAAAATGTTGCTTCTCTTTCGGAGCTGGCGGAAGCGTTATGTACTGCTTTACAGATTCCTTCGGAGCAAGTATATGAAAAATGCCGAAAGCGGCAGCGCGGTGAAGCTCAATATGAAAAGATTGCGGACAGCGGAAAGCGGATTATCGTGCGGGAAGGTAAGTGCCGCTTCTTTGTCAATATATCCGATTATCTCGATACCGGTTTATTTCTTGATCACCGTCCGGCTCGGCTTGCCGTTGCCGACAGTGCTGCCGGTAAGTCCGTGTTGAATCTTTTTTGCTATACTGCTTCTTTTTCTATCCATGCGCTGGTAAACGGAGCGCGGCGGGTTTGTTCGGTTGACTTGTCAAAAAACTATTTGCAATGGGCGGCTGAAAATGCTCAGCTGAATGGGGTCGCCGATTCCGAACGCTGCCGGTTTGTGCAAAGCGATGTCCGTCTTTTTCTGGAGCAGGCTGCAAAACGGAAAGAACGGTGGGATATTATCATCTGCGACCCGCCGACATTTTCCAATTCAAAACGTGCGCCCCAATTCTTCGATGTGAATCGGCATTGGCAGGATTTAATCCGCAGTTGCTGTCAGGTATTGGCGGCGGAAGGCATTTTATACTTTTCGACCAATTCACGAACGTTGCGTTTTGACACGGCGGAACTTTCGGATAGACCGGATCGCAGCATGGGAGAGGATAAGTTTATTTACAACAATACGCTCTTCACCGTGCAGGACATCAGCGCACAATCGATACCGGAAGATTTTCGGAATAAAAAAATTCACCGGTTGTGGAAGATAAGCCACAGTACGCCCTTTTGA
- a CDS encoding HEAT repeat domain-containing protein: MRHKLLILSLALSLLTAPLICAQNKDAAKKNDKNSESDGMITVEQAYLNSIEGVMIKEMVAAEGRDSKRVALQYIEEALNEGRQSEEIQVALSTLATEGLSTVVREDGRVVNNYPEIRRRACELLGQMGTDKAKDSLITVMYTDNEPSVITAAVKSLGEIGKNDNDEVFNMINWIARKFDTVNPTSSLALEILNTFEKMSGSIINKKEMFETVMRIANNYNYVTPVRTRAYEVMRTISSSNSNTDQKKNK, from the coding sequence ATGCGGCACAAATTATTGATACTATCACTGGCTTTAAGCCTGCTTACTGCTCCGCTTATCTGCGCGCAAAATAAAGACGCTGCAAAGAAAAATGATAAGAACAGCGAATCCGACGGTATGATTACCGTCGAACAGGCATACCTCAATTCAATTGAAGGCGTTATGATTAAAGAAATGGTTGCCGCTGAAGGGCGCGATTCAAAACGGGTTGCCTTACAGTATATCGAAGAGGCATTGAATGAAGGCCGCCAATCGGAAGAAATTCAGGTAGCGTTAAGTACGTTAGCAACCGAAGGGCTTTCAACCGTTGTGAGAGAAGACGGCAGGGTAGTAAACAATTATCCGGAAATAAGACGCCGTGCATGTGAGCTGCTCGGACAAATGGGTACCGACAAGGCAAAGGATTCATTGATTACGGTTATGTACACCGATAATGAACCCTCCGTTATCACAGCAGCGGTAAAATCGCTCGGCGAAATCGGTAAAAATGACAATGATGAAGTATTCAATATGATTAACTGGATTGCCCGCAAATTCGATACGGTTAATCCGACAAGTTCGCTCGCGCTTGAAATCCTGAATACCTTCGAAAAGATGTCCGGCTCAATTATAAACAAAAAGGAAATGTTTGAGACGGTAATGCGTATTGCAAATAACTATAACTATGTAACTCCGGTAAGAACCAGAGCCTACGAAGTAATGCGCACCATTTCAAGTTCCAACTCCAATACGGATCAAAAAAAGAATAAGTAA
- a CDS encoding redox-sensing transcriptional repressor Rex: protein MKKLKIPAVPSIRRLPSYLHIVKQAQSDGYPYISGTVIAEELHLEPIQVRKDLAITGIIGKPKKGYPVEDLISAIEHFLRWDTLQKAILIGAGNLGTALTGYQGFRDHGLEICAAFDSDKSKIGKKIHGIPIFAMNKLTEEINTLHPALAILTAPSPSAQAIADQLVEAGIDAIWNFTNVKIKVPDNVLVQQEDLTSGYALLGVMMNTRIQQASE, encoded by the coding sequence ATGAAAAAGTTAAAGATACCTGCAGTGCCGTCAATCAGAAGATTACCGTCCTATTTGCATATAGTAAAGCAAGCCCAATCCGATGGATACCCCTATATTTCCGGTACCGTTATTGCTGAAGAGCTGCACCTTGAACCGATCCAAGTACGGAAAGATTTAGCTATTACAGGCATTATCGGTAAGCCGAAGAAAGGATATCCGGTTGAAGATCTCATTTCAGCTATCGAGCATTTTCTTCGCTGGGATACCTTGCAAAAAGCGATTCTTATCGGAGCAGGGAATCTTGGTACCGCGCTCACCGGATATCAGGGATTTAGAGATCACGGGTTGGAAATCTGTGCGGCTTTTGACAGTGACAAAAGTAAGATCGGAAAAAAAATTCATGGTATTCCGATTTTTGCAATGAATAAATTGACCGAAGAAATTAACACTTTGCATCCTGCCTTAGCAATTTTAACTGCACCTTCACCCAGCGCACAGGCGATTGCCGATCAATTGGTAGAAGCAGGTATTGACGCAATCTGGAATTTTACGAATGTTAAAATCAAAGTACCCGATAACGTCCTTGTTCAACAGGAAGATCTTACTTCAGGCTATGCGCTTTTAGGCGTTATGATGAATACCCGTATTCAGCAAGCAAGCGAATAG
- a CDS encoding type I phosphomannose isomerase catalytic subunit, translating to MQQNITMFKTQPFVSEKVWGYERWIVSVHPAGQSIVDDTTPQIGGTPLDAIVGASYPLLIKIIQANETLSVQVHPDDDYARLHEHSAGKTECWYVFDAVPDAKIIYGLQKDYRRSELETAIRDNTIEHCLRSVPVSKGDFIFIPAGTVHAIQGGLRLLEVQQSSDITYRLYDWGRPREVHVQKGLDVLRYLPESALTPEHPFSGKSVCPYFRLEKKDFPVAGTLSFSAFDTPAAKTGWCSLFIIAGSGTLEIAENGILETAGAPSLQVKAEDCIMVRRESTVSVIPNQGSPLSIMLMG from the coding sequence ATGCAGCAGAATATAACGATGTTTAAAACACAGCCTTTTGTTTCCGAAAAGGTTTGGGGATATGAGCGGTGGATTGTTTCCGTTCATCCGGCGGGGCAGTCTATTGTAGATGATACAACGCCGCAGATAGGCGGAACACCGCTTGACGCTATCGTCGGCGCTTCGTATCCGCTTTTGATTAAGATTATTCAGGCGAACGAAACGCTTTCGGTGCAGGTACATCCCGACGATGACTATGCGCGCCTCCATGAACACAGCGCCGGTAAAACCGAATGTTGGTATGTGTTCGATGCAGTACCCGATGCAAAGATTATTTACGGATTGCAGAAGGATTACCGCCGCAGCGAGCTGGAAACGGCCATTCGGGATAATACGATTGAGCACTGTCTCCGCTCCGTTCCCGTCTCGAAGGGAGATTTTATCTTTATCCCTGCCGGAACCGTCCATGCGATACAAGGCGGCTTGCGGCTTTTAGAGGTGCAGCAGTCAAGCGATATAACCTACCGGCTCTATGACTGGGGGCGTCCCCGTGAGGTGCATGTACAAAAAGGGCTTGATGTATTGCGGTACTTACCTGAGTCGGCGCTGACACCGGAACATCCTTTTAGCGGGAAATCGGTGTGTCCGTATTTTAGGCTTGAAAAAAAAGATTTTCCCGTTGCGGGGACTCTTTCGTTTTCGGCATTTGATACCCCTGCTGCAAAAACGGGATGGTGCAGCCTCTTTATCATCGCCGGAAGCGGTACGCTTGAAATTGCGGAAAACGGCATACTTGAAACTGCCGGAGCTCCATCCTTGCAGGTAAAGGCTGAGGACTGTATTATGGTGCGTCGGGAATCTACCGTTTCGGTTATTCCAAATCAAGGCTCGCCTCTTTCGATTATGCTGATGGGGTAG
- the priA gene encoding primosomal protein N' translates to MAQWLELVFKLPLYQSFFYRNAAADGQQSLAGRRAAVRFGSRKLVGFIVAEYETLPKSCPFAEADIKPIDRIIDAEPLFTDEQAALARWMSRFYICAEGIALSAMLPSGKREAGELNTDGIEFAGTDFSASALTLSEEQRFAVEAISDCTGGEFFYVYGITGSGKTEVFLQAASRVLAAGKSVIYLVPEITLSHQVAETVKKRFGDRCAVLHSGLTGSKRLAEWRRIARGEARIVVGVRSAIFAPVRDLGLIIIDEEHDGSYKSGFAPRYHARQVAMYLCKKHGCPLVMGSATPSVEAWHLMKTGAIRTLRLSERLSGGALPHIRIESLLHTAGALSTALIDEMRRTKTQGEQTILFLNRRGFSHFFKCKNCGHELLCKNCSVPLTFHKSEGLMKCHYCGWTAKPPSACPECGSIEAGYTSIGTEYIEEQVRKTFPDCTVQRIDTDVLQKNKQAVHILNNFRDGTIDILLGTQMIAKGLNFPGVRLVGIALADTGLQMPDFRAAERTFSLIMQVAGRAGRYVPDGEVIIQTYNPYHPAIVCAQHNDVEGFYTQELQQRQALEFPPFARLIRLVFRSKDQHKAEEAAFGARELLPQLFPPDAAEGIEILGPSDCMLSLVAGNHRMQLLLRAETLAPMQKAVYRFITEYKAAVGVYIETDVDPVSLL, encoded by the coding sequence ATGGCGCAGTGGCTTGAGCTTGTCTTTAAGCTTCCTTTATATCAATCATTTTTTTACCGGAATGCCGCTGCGGACGGGCAACAATCCTTGGCTGGCAGGCGGGCGGCGGTTCGATTCGGCTCGCGCAAGCTCGTCGGTTTTATTGTTGCGGAATATGAAACGCTGCCCAAGAGCTGCCCCTTTGCGGAAGCCGACATAAAGCCGATCGACCGCATCATCGATGCGGAACCGCTTTTCACCGATGAGCAGGCGGCGCTCGCCCGTTGGATGTCCCGCTTTTATATCTGCGCCGAGGGGATTGCGCTTTCCGCAATGCTGCCCTCCGGCAAACGTGAAGCGGGGGAGCTGAATACCGACGGGATCGAATTCGCCGGAACCGATTTTTCCGCCTCGGCACTTACGCTTTCGGAAGAACAACGCTTCGCCGTAGAAGCAATTTCCGACTGCACCGGCGGCGAGTTCTTCTATGTGTACGGCATTACCGGTTCCGGTAAAACCGAAGTCTTTTTACAGGCCGCTTCTCGTGTGCTTGCTGCCGGAAAATCGGTTATCTACCTTGTGCCCGAAATTACGCTGAGCCATCAGGTTGCGGAAACCGTCAAAAAGCGTTTCGGCGACCGCTGCGCGGTGCTCCATTCGGGACTAACCGGCAGCAAGCGGCTTGCGGAATGGCGGCGTATTGCGCGGGGCGAGGCGCGGATTGTCGTCGGAGTACGCAGCGCCATATTTGCCCCCGTCCGTGATTTGGGACTCATCATCATCGACGAGGAACACGACGGTTCGTATAAGTCGGGTTTTGCGCCCCGCTACCACGCGCGGCAGGTTGCGATGTACCTCTGCAAAAAACACGGTTGTCCGCTGGTGATGGGTTCGGCAACGCCGTCGGTAGAGGCATGGCATTTGATGAAAACCGGCGCAATCCGTACTCTGCGGCTGAGCGAGCGGCTTTCCGGCGGGGCGCTGCCCCATATCCGCATCGAATCGCTGTTGCATACGGCCGGAGCGTTAAGCACTGCGCTGATCGATGAAATGCGCCGCACCAAAACCCAGGGGGAACAGACCATTCTCTTTTTGAACCGCCGAGGCTTTTCTCATTTCTTTAAGTGTAAGAACTGCGGACACGAGCTCTTGTGTAAAAACTGTTCGGTGCCGCTCACTTTTCATAAAAGCGAGGGGCTGATGAAGTGCCACTACTGCGGATGGACGGCAAAGCCGCCGAGTGCCTGCCCCGAATGCGGCTCCATCGAGGCGGGCTATACGAGCATCGGCACGGAATATATTGAAGAACAGGTGCGGAAAACCTTCCCCGACTGTACCGTTCAGCGTATCGATACCGACGTTCTGCAAAAAAACAAGCAGGCGGTTCACATCTTAAATAACTTTCGGGACGGCACTATCGATATTTTACTCGGTACGCAGATGATTGCCAAAGGCTTAAACTTTCCCGGCGTGCGGCTGGTTGGAATTGCGCTTGCCGATACCGGCTTGCAGATGCCCGATTTTAGAGCTGCCGAGCGCACTTTTTCGCTCATCATGCAGGTAGCGGGCAGGGCAGGGCGGTATGTTCCGGATGGGGAGGTTATCATTCAAACCTATAATCCCTATCATCCTGCAATTGTCTGTGCGCAGCACAACGATGTGGAAGGTTTTTATACGCAGGAGCTGCAGCAGCGGCAGGCGTTGGAATTTCCGCCCTTTGCCCGTCTTATCCGGCTGGTGTTCCGTAGTAAAGATCAACACAAAGCGGAAGAAGCCGCTTTCGGCGCACGGGAGCTTTTACCGCAGCTGTTTCCGCCGGATGCTGCGGAAGGCATAGAAATACTTGGCCCGTCCGACTGTATGCTTTCACTTGTAGCGGGCAATCACCGGATGCAGCTGCTGTTGCGCGCCGAAACGCTCGCACCGATGCAAAAAGCCGTCTACCGGTTTATCACCGAATACAAAGCAGCTGTGGGTGTGTATATCGAAACGGATGTCGATCCTGTCAGTTTATTGTGA
- a CDS encoding endonuclease/exonuclease/phosphatase family protein encodes MKMFWVRMSLLALKVIGGIVGVAALLFIILLLFITITEYRPDAQEPAEVIGEAALTKETVAFGKPIDIVSWNIGYCGLGAGQDFFMDGGTMVRPSGKKEVEENLAGVIETLKRYPSDFYFIQEMDKSSKRSYYIDQTAALADSLGTALTYTYNFKVSYVPYPLPPIGKVASGVGLFTRYPFTNTYRFALPVPFKWPVRTVNLKRCMLITRFPLESGRELVTAVLHLEAYDDGEGKIAQTNALIDFIRAEYEAGNYVIAGGDFNQTFPGTQARYPLYDEFWRPGAISGGSLPEGWQFAVDDRVPSCRLNNAPYTPALTDENIRNKWPYYVIDGFIVSPNISVVSVETLDESFRYADHNPVKLRVVLNP; translated from the coding sequence ATGAAAATGTTTTGGGTACGAATGAGTCTTTTGGCATTAAAGGTGATCGGCGGAATTGTAGGTGTTGCTGCCCTATTGTTCATAATTTTATTACTGTTTATTACAATAACTGAGTATCGCCCTGACGCTCAAGAGCCTGCTGAAGTCATAGGAGAAGCTGCCCTTACGAAAGAAACCGTTGCGTTTGGAAAACCGATCGATATTGTCAGTTGGAATATCGGCTATTGCGGACTTGGTGCTGGACAGGATTTCTTTATGGATGGCGGTACTATGGTACGCCCTTCGGGCAAAAAAGAGGTGGAAGAAAACCTTGCCGGAGTTATCGAGACGCTGAAACGATATCCTTCTGATTTTTATTTTATTCAAGAAATGGATAAGTCCTCAAAGCGTTCTTATTATATCGATCAAACGGCGGCACTTGCTGACTCGCTCGGTACAGCGCTTACCTATACCTATAATTTTAAGGTCTCGTATGTTCCGTATCCTCTTCCTCCAATCGGGAAGGTAGCGAGCGGAGTCGGCCTGTTTACGCGGTATCCCTTTACGAACACCTATCGTTTTGCGTTGCCGGTGCCGTTCAAGTGGCCGGTCAGAACGGTTAATTTAAAACGCTGTATGCTGATAACCCGTTTCCCGCTCGAATCGGGTAGGGAGTTGGTAACCGCGGTATTGCATCTGGAAGCGTACGATGACGGAGAAGGCAAAATTGCTCAAACCAATGCGCTTATCGATTTTATCCGTGCCGAATATGAGGCAGGTAACTACGTCATCGCGGGCGGTGATTTTAACCAAACCTTCCCGGGCACACAGGCTCGTTATCCTCTTTACGATGAGTTTTGGAGGCCGGGCGCAATCAGCGGAGGTTCATTGCCGGAGGGGTGGCAGTTTGCCGTCGATGACAGGGTTCCTTCATGCCGTCTTAACAATGCACCGTATACGCCTGCGCTTACCGACGAAAATATCCGTAACAAGTGGCCGTACTACGTTATTGACGGCTTTATCGTTTCTCCGAATATCTCTGTTGTGTCGGTCGAGACACTCGACGAATCCTTCCGCTATGCCGACCATAATCCGGTAAAGCTGCGTGTCGTCTTGAATCCCTAA
- a CDS encoding uracil-DNA glycosylase family protein, giving the protein METEACEVLYRFFRTASEYIEGYRSDAPYPESFAFAGDSTALVATTSAAVNAVSVETGSAEIVGTVTGTSAAVSAGSGGTLFRSMQEIYAAVAQCSACVLGQTRTHPVAGEGPEELSRLTNSVEVMVIGEGPGADEDRQGRPFVGRAGQLLDKMLEAIQLSRKTNCYITNVVKCRPPQNRDPAPEERSCCAAFLDAQIRLLRPKMILVMGRIAAQHLLQTSDGIGKLRGRFFDYQGIPLMPTYHPSALLRDESLKRPAWEDLKRFRARLHELHVQG; this is encoded by the coding sequence ATGGAAACGGAAGCGTGTGAAGTATTATATCGGTTTTTTAGAACCGCATCGGAATATATCGAAGGGTACCGCAGCGATGCACCGTATCCCGAATCGTTTGCATTTGCCGGAGATTCAACGGCTCTTGTTGCGACAACGAGCGCTGCGGTGAATGCAGTTTCTGTTGAAACCGGTTCTGCGGAGATTGTAGGCACTGTAACCGGCACTTCTGCTGCGGTTTCGGCAGGGAGCGGCGGAACGCTGTTTCGGTCGATGCAGGAAATTTACGCTGCGGTTGCACAGTGCTCCGCCTGTGTGTTGGGGCAAACCCGTACTCATCCGGTGGCGGGAGAAGGCCCCGAAGAGCTGTCCCGCTTGACCAACTCCGTTGAGGTGATGGTAATCGGCGAGGGGCCGGGCGCGGACGAAGACCGGCAGGGCAGACCCTTTGTCGGTAGGGCGGGGCAGCTTCTCGACAAGATGCTGGAAGCTATTCAGCTTTCGCGCAAGACCAATTGCTATATCACCAATGTGGTTAAATGCCGTCCGCCTCAAAACCGCGACCCTGCGCCGGAAGAACGGAGCTGCTGCGCCGCCTTTTTGGATGCGCAAATACGGCTGCTCCGCCCTAAGATGATTCTGGTGATGGGGCGCATTGCCGCGCAGCATTTGCTGCAAACCTCCGACGGTATCGGAAAGCTGCGGGGGCGTTTTTTCGACTATCAGGGGATACCGCTGATGCCGACCTATCATCCGAGCGCGCTGCTTCGGGACGAAAGCCTCAAACGCCCCGCATGGGAAGACCTCAAGCGGTTCCGCGCCCGTCTGCACGAGCTTCACGTACAAGGCTAA
- a CDS encoding VOC family protein, with protein sequence MQMNSVVIRTDNMEKSLQFYEKVLGLTFESMMSAAPGKQIAFLYDPKSNGRLELIHNDRSKVKKENSISLTFTVNQIGETEKYLRSKDVRIIMEPRTVKDGKKILTAVDPNGIEIDFIEAK encoded by the coding sequence ATGCAGATGAATAGTGTGGTTATTAGAACCGACAACATGGAAAAATCATTGCAGTTTTATGAGAAAGTGCTCGGGCTCACCTTCGAGTCTATGATGTCTGCTGCACCGGGTAAGCAGATTGCCTTTTTGTATGATCCTAAATCGAATGGCCGTTTGGAACTGATCCATAACGATCGTTCAAAGGTAAAAAAGGAAAACTCTATTTCGTTGACATTCACTGTGAATCAGATTGGTGAGACGGAAAAATACCTCCGCTCTAAAGATGTCCGGATTATCATGGAGCCGCGAACGGTAAAGGATGGTAAAAAGATATTAACAGCAGTCGATCCCAATGGAATCGAAATAGATTTTATTGAAGCTAAATAA